AAGGGCATTACATTGTCATCATTcgccattttattttctaatTTCCTAATTGACACACAGAGATAGTCTATGTACATCCCATCTgggtaaaaaattttttatccgGATAGCCACAAAACGGGGTGTAGTTCCCTGCAGTTGTTGTGCATTATCCCATTGTTTTTCTACCTTTAataggagaaagaagaatttttacATGCATGCTTTAACATTCAAGTGTGGGAGGCCTAAACGACTCCGGATAAAAAATCGATgcacaaattttattttaaatagTCGTTTTTCTCATAtgtgttatatttttgtatgtttttattttttccaccctcCCTGACCAGTCGAACAACAAATAACTATGATAAACATTTCCTCCCGTATTGGGGGGAACACAAGTAAAAGGAGGAGATAATTGATAAGTTGCTTTGGCTTCCTATTTGGTGCAACCGCCATGGTGTGTTCCTTTGAGGAGGTTAAGATGTGTTTGGTTCCGTTGAAAGGAGAAGCGGCGAAAGAGAAGTTTAATCAGCATCATTCTTTCGTTCGAGTGATTACACATttatgtgtgtttttttttttttttttttttttttttttatgaaccgttcaggcgattttaattttgaaaTGACAACGTGGTCTTGCAGCTTGGTAAGGAAGTGCAGgcaatgatttttttttttttttccgcgcGTTGTAGGACGTATGTTCCTTTGGGGAAAAAGTAATTTCTACCCTTCCGATGTAACACGTAGCGCTTTTATCCAACTGTGCAACTGTCGAAGGGTATTCCCTCTTGTGGAGTAGAATAAATTCCGCGGCTGCAACGACGGTGGGCGCAACAGTTGCACACGCGTTCgcatttgtgtgtgtgtgtgtgtgcgcgCCACGTCGTCAGCTTGACCGGTGCTACTGGAACATTCAGTTCGAATTGCCAAAAGGGTAAACAGGGGTTGGGCGCGATTACCACGTTGGAAAAGGTTGCCACTTTTGTTACATTTTCAGtggataaaatatttttttcccgcgATATGCGTTGGTATACGAGGAGCgacatacaaaaaattgttcgCAGTTGCCACGTGCAGTCACtgtcgtaattttttcttttttcttttttctttttttctttttttctttttttttttttttttacttccgtGCAACATTTTCACCAAACTGAAAAAAACACCCCCGTGTAAGCAAGAAGTTACATTTGTCTCCATAGCCGACAGAGGCGGACGCGCGAGCTGCAAGCAACAGGCGACAAGCGGCGTGTGCGCATTCCGGTGTCCACAGAGATATATACTTATGCAGAACTGCCCCCGCACAACTGATTCCGAACAGCATGGCCACTAGCACCCTGACCGAGGAAACCCACTGCTACAACGGAAACATCAAGGATGGACTGTTCCACGGGCGTGGAATTTTGATGTACTCCCGGAATGAAAAGTACGAAGGGGATTTCGTATACGGGAagagagaagggaaggggaaatttaCCTATGCCGACGGTGCAACATACGAAGGAGACTGGGTTGACGATAAAATTCATGGGAAAGGAACAGCAAAGTTTGTCAGTGGAAATGTGTACGAAGGGGAGTGGGACAACGGAAGGATAAATGGGTTTGGAATTCTAAAGTACAACAATGGGGACATCTACGAAGGTGAATGGTTAGACGGGAAAATGCATGGTAGGGGCACCTACACATATGAAGATGGGGATGTATATGTAGGTGAGTGGAAGAATGATAAAAGACATGGGAAAGGTTGCGTTAAGTACAAaggaagtgaaaataaaattgcggAGACCTATGAAGGAGATTGGTTTGAGGGGAAGATGCAAGGAAAAGGAACGTACTTTTTTGCTGATGGAGGAATATACGAAGGAGATTGGGttgatggaaaaatggaagggaaaggagttTACAAGTTTTTAAATGGCAATAAGTATGATGGCGATTGGTCTAATGACATGAAAAATGGATACGGCGTATTGACTTACGTGAATGGAGAAATGTACGAAGGGTACTGGAAAGATGATAAAGTGCATGGAAAGGGAACCCTTACTTATAGTAGGGGAGATAAATACATAGGGGAATGGAAATTTGCCAAGAAATCTGGCCAAGGCGAACTCATTTATGCTTCCGGGGATAAATTCAAaggggaatggaaaaatgataagGCCAATGGCTTTGGTGTTTTGGTTTATTCCAATGGAAACAAATACGAAGGGGAGTGGGTTGATGATCAGAGACATGGGTTTGGGACGTTCACTTGCAAAGAAGACGGTAGTATTTATGCAGGGCACTTCGCTTTCAATCGGAAGGAAGGCAGAGGTACGTTGACCTTCGTCGGCGGCAACGTCTTGGAAGGCTTGTGGACCATGGGTGTCCTCACCAAGGTAAGCAAATTTCAGTTGTCTCCCGCATCCCCCTGGCATGATCCGGACCTTTGAAGGTACCCATGTAATGGTGTAGCGATTGGCCAAGCGGTTGCTACATTATCGTATCCCTGGGTTTCGCTTTACCCCGAAACGTCACTTCATTATGGGCCAAAAACTACCTTCATATTtgtctcaaaaaaaaaggggggaggggggcaaaaagaagaaaatataggAAAGAAATATGCGGGCAGAAGTTTACTCAGGGTAACTATATTTAGTCCATCTGTGCATCCCACCCCCTCACCCCCAAGCGACGTATTCACGAGTAGGACAAACTGTATACCGGCCGCGTGCTGCGCAATTtggcatatatgtacatgtgtatatgtgcaagCGCATGCATGTGTGCCTATTTTGCGTTTGACATAGGTACCTACTcgaattgttttttttttttgttttttgtttttttaatttttcaagtCCATGTTAGTGTTAGTGCCAACATTAGATTTTGCTACAATACTAATCATGGTAATTTCATCGTCACTTTGTCCCCCCTCTTTCACAACTTGAGGGCTACTTTcagtaacttttttttttttttttttttttttttttcatcgcgctaattatttttatttaatttttttgcaccacCGCTCTTTAGTAAAATTCCCGAAGTTGTTTATTCGATGAATTGCAGgtttgcatatttttctcatttgcaCAGATTGTGTGTTGGCGCAATTTCCCGCCTCCCGGCTTTTCTCGTTTTAGTCTTTA
Above is a window of Plasmodium knowlesi strain H genome assembly, chromosome: 6 DNA encoding:
- a CDS encoding MORN repeat-containing protein 1, putative, translating into MATSTLTEETHCYNGNIKDGLFHGRGILMYSRNEKYEGDFVYGKREGKGKFTYADGATYEGDWVDDKIHGKGTAKFVSGNVYEGEWDNGRINGFGILKYNNGDIYEGEWLDGKMHGRGTYTYEDGDVYVGEWKNDKRHGKGCVKYKGSENKIAETYEGDWFEGKMQGKGTYFFADGGIYEGDWVDGKMEGKGVYKFLNGNKYDGDWSNDMKNGYGVLTYVNGEMYEGYWKDDKVHGKGTLTYSRGDKYIGEWKFAKKSGQGELIYASGDKFKGEWKNDKANGFGVLVYSNGNKYEGEWVDDQRHGFGTFTCKEDGSIYAGHFAFNRKEGRGTLTFVGGNVLEGLWTMGVLTKVSKFQLSPASPWHDPDL